A genomic segment from Clostridium pasteurianum BC1 encodes:
- a CDS encoding YhcH/YjgK/YiaL family protein, with translation MIFGNIDNVDDLEKVCPKPIMKAINYLKDNDFVNMETGVYEIMGDDIYAQVVDRTTKEKSEAKAEVHRKCVEIQYSVGGNEIIGFARDNGKNVVSEELLKEKDVMFYKDVEDETDLIMNPGSFAIFFPEDIHRPWCAHNEPCKVRKINVKINIALI, from the coding sequence ATGATCTTTGGAAATATAGACAATGTTGATGATTTGGAGAAGGTTTGTCCAAAACCAATAATGAAAGCCATCAATTATTTAAAAGATAATGATTTTGTTAATATGGAAACTGGAGTATATGAGATTATGGGGGATGACATATATGCTCAAGTAGTAGATAGAACTACAAAAGAAAAATCTGAGGCAAAGGCAGAGGTTCACAGAAAATGTGTGGAGATTCAATATTCTGTTGGAGGAAATGAAATAATAGGATTTGCAAGAGATAACGGTAAGAATGTTGTTTCAGAGGAATTATTAAAGGAAAAAGATGTAATGTTTTATAAGGATGTAGAAGATGAAACCGATTTAATAATGAATCCAGGAAGTTTTGCTATATTTTTTCCGGAAGATATTCACAGACCATGGTGTGCACATAATGAACCATGCAAAGTTAGAAAAATAAATGTAAAGATTAATATTGCGTTGATTTAG
- the yiaK gene encoding 3-dehydro-L-gulonate 2-dehydrogenase encodes MRVSFEEMKSEFKRILIKKGFSEERAEVSAQLFTETSCDGVYSHGYVRFPRVIEYIDKGLIDVEAVPSKVEGIGAFEKWDGNIGMGNLNAKFCMERAIELAKTNVIGCVALKNTNHWMRGGSYGWQAADAGCIGICWTNTFTNMPAWGAKDSRIGNNPLILSVPREGGNHVVVDLAMAQFSYGKIEVTKLNKEQLPIPGGYDSKGNITTDPEEIEKTGRVLPIGYWKGSGLSILLDLIATVLSGGNSVFKIGKIDGSSEYQLSQIFIAIDAERVAGNEFLKSAVNEVLNDIKSSERVDENKEIFYPGERTLNTRERNLEQGIPVDEDVWKKIKNM; translated from the coding sequence ATGAGAGTTAGTTTTGAAGAAATGAAAAGTGAATTTAAAAGAATCTTGATAAAAAAGGGTTTTAGTGAAGAAAGAGCAGAGGTATCAGCTCAATTATTTACAGAAACTAGTTGTGATGGAGTTTATTCTCATGGGTATGTCAGATTTCCAAGAGTAATAGAATATATAGATAAGGGCCTTATAGATGTAGAAGCTGTTCCTAGTAAAGTAGAGGGTATAGGTGCCTTTGAAAAATGGGATGGAAATATAGGAATGGGAAATTTAAATGCTAAGTTTTGTATGGAGAGAGCCATTGAATTGGCAAAGACCAATGTAATAGGCTGTGTGGCATTAAAAAACACTAACCATTGGATGAGAGGCGGAAGTTATGGTTGGCAGGCAGCAGATGCAGGATGTATTGGTATTTGCTGGACTAATACCTTTACAAATATGCCGGCTTGGGGAGCAAAGGATAGTAGAATAGGTAACAATCCACTTATATTGTCTGTACCAAGAGAAGGTGGAAATCATGTAGTGGTAGATTTAGCCATGGCTCAATTTTCCTATGGTAAAATTGAAGTAACTAAATTAAATAAAGAACAATTACCAATACCTGGAGGCTATGATTCAAAGGGAAATATAACTACAGATCCAGAAGAAATTGAAAAAACTGGTAGAGTTTTGCCTATAGGCTATTGGAAAGGATCTGGTTTGTCAATATTACTAGACCTTATAGCTACGGTATTATCAGGGGGTAATTCCGTTTTCAAAATAGGAAAAATAGATGGATCATCAGAGTATCAATTATCACAGATATTTATAGCTATTGATGCTGAGAGGGTAGCGGGAAATGAATTCCTTAAATCAGCAGTAAATGAAGTGTTGAATGATATAAAGTCTTCAGAGAGAGTGGATGAGAATAAGGAGATATTCTATCCTGGAGAAAGAACATTAAATACTAGAGAAAGAAATTTAGAGCAGGGAATACCAGTAGATGAAGATGTTTGGAAAAAAATAAAGAACATGTAA